AGTTTTATGTACTACTGGAGCAGAATGTATAACAAATGCAAGTGTTCCTTGTAATACGCTGCTAAAATATGTTTAGAAATAGTTTTATAAAGCTGTTTTAATATAAGCTTTTTTTTGTATAAAAAAGACTTATGAGCGACCCAATGAAACATTTTTCATCCCTAACTGATCCCCCGTTGGATAGAACCAAAAGTATTTTTTAGAAGATATTATTTTCATTACTATAGCTGCGGTAATCCGCGGATGTGAGAATTGGAATGAGATAGAATCCTACGGGGAGTCAAAACGGGAATAGCTGCCGAATTTTTGCAATTACCCAGCGGGATTCCCTCTCATGACACTTTTAACCGGATATTTGCAGCTTTAGATTCTTTGGAATTTGAAACTTGCTTTCTGGCCTGGGTAAAAAGTGTAGCCGAGCTTACTGAAGGGGAAATCATCAGCATAGATGGCAAA
The nucleotide sequence above comes from Pedobacter riviphilus. Encoded proteins:
- a CDS encoding transposase family protein, which gives rise to MQLPSGIPSHDTFNRIFAALDSLEFETCFLAWVKSVAELTEGEIISIDGKTIPRLPWQRYKISYAYGQCPGRYK